The proteins below come from a single Halomonas binhaiensis genomic window:
- a CDS encoding glycosyltransferase, translating to MNILMFTNTYVPIVGGVSESVQRLKGQLQQFGHRVMVVAPRFHGQPRHEEGVFRVAAVQQFNGSDFSLPVPIPSLLYDAIEAFEPDIVHSHHPFLLGDTAIRVAEIYGLPLVFTHHTLYEHYTHYVPGDSPRMRRFVVALATQYTRLCDEVIAPSESIRDLLIERQANADITVVPSGVDIHRFGKGDGQHWRTIFGIPSHSTVLGHVGRLAKEKNLDFLAEGVCLALAQDKDCWWLVVGDGESREAMQACARRHGVEQRVCFTGRLQGQELIDAYQSMNVFAFASHSETQGMVIAEAMAAGLPVVALDAPGVREVVEDGRNGRLLQEEDSGAFSQALLECAAPACRERMRREALVTAEGYDESRCARRCLVVYRLAIARGGAFTHADDGGWEKVRSRLGAEWQMLRYRGRLLRQLMKEEWREERPSWWPGEEENETDQLLK from the coding sequence GTGAATATCCTGATGTTCACCAATACCTATGTACCGATTGTCGGTGGGGTGAGCGAGTCGGTTCAACGCCTCAAGGGGCAGTTGCAACAGTTCGGTCACCGGGTGATGGTCGTGGCTCCACGTTTCCATGGCCAGCCACGACATGAAGAAGGAGTGTTCAGGGTCGCAGCAGTACAGCAATTCAATGGCAGCGACTTTTCCCTGCCGGTCCCCATTCCCAGCCTGCTCTACGATGCCATAGAGGCTTTCGAGCCGGACATCGTACATTCCCATCATCCCTTCCTGTTGGGAGATACTGCCATACGGGTGGCGGAAATTTATGGTCTGCCACTGGTGTTCACTCATCACACGTTATATGAGCACTACACCCACTATGTGCCAGGGGATTCGCCGCGTATGCGGCGCTTCGTCGTTGCTCTGGCAACGCAGTACACACGCCTGTGTGACGAAGTCATTGCGCCCAGTGAGAGCATCCGAGATCTCTTGATCGAGCGTCAGGCGAATGCCGATATTACGGTGGTTCCCAGTGGTGTGGATATTCATCGATTCGGCAAAGGTGATGGCCAGCATTGGCGTACCATCTTTGGCATTCCTTCTCACAGTACTGTGTTGGGCCATGTGGGGCGCTTGGCCAAGGAAAAGAATCTCGATTTTCTGGCTGAGGGGGTATGTCTTGCGCTTGCCCAGGATAAAGACTGCTGGTGGCTGGTTGTGGGCGATGGAGAGTCGCGGGAAGCCATGCAGGCATGTGCCCGGCGTCACGGTGTCGAACAACGAGTATGTTTCACCGGCCGCCTGCAGGGGCAAGAACTGATCGATGCCTATCAGTCCATGAACGTGTTCGCTTTCGCTTCCCATAGCGAGACGCAAGGCATGGTCATCGCGGAGGCCATGGCGGCAGGACTGCCAGTGGTCGCGCTGGATGCTCCGGGTGTTCGAGAAGTTGTCGAGGATGGTCGCAACGGTCGTCTATTGCAGGAGGAGGATAGTGGCGCCTTTTCCCAGGCACTGCTGGAGTGTGCTGCACCTGCATGCAGAGAGCGCATGCGCAGGGAAGCCCTGGTAACGGCAGAGGGCTATGACGAGTCGCGCTGCGCGCGGCGTTGCCTGGTGGTATATCGGCTGGCCATTGCGAGAGGTGGCGCCTTTACCCATGCCGACGACGGGGGATGGGAAAAAGTGCGTAGTCGCCTGGGAGCGGAGTGGCAAATGTTACGCTACAGAGGTCGTCTATTGAGGCAGCTGATGAAAGAAGAGTGGCGGGAAGAACGTCCCTCTTGGTGGCCAGGAGAAGAGGAAAATGAGACAGACCAGTTACTAAAGTAG
- the glcF gene encoding glycolate oxidase subunit GlcF, whose product MQTHFNEQDLQKPHIREADRVLRTCVHCGFCNATCPTYLLLGDERDGPRGRIYLMKQLLEKPDDKEIGEETRLHLDRCLTCRNCETTCPSGVEYHKLLDIGRAEIERRAPRSLKERGLRLGLRMTMVEPARFKALLALGQTFRPMVPVTLKDKIPAQPTPAGVRPDGKKHSRQMLILEGCVQPALSPNTNAATARVLDQLGIGLAPAPEAGCCGAIDFHLNAQDAGRERARRNIDAWLPLLEQGCEAIVQTASGCGAFVKEYADILADDPDYAAKARRVSAAAKDLVEILDSSNLDDLAISADKRLAFHCPCTLQHAQKLGGAVEGVLQRLGFELTPVQDAHLCCGSAGTYSITQPHLSRQLRDNKMAMLEAGHPEVIATANIGCQTHLASADRTPVRHWIEIVDEALGSAQQT is encoded by the coding sequence ATGCAGACCCACTTCAACGAACAAGACCTTCAGAAACCGCATATTCGCGAAGCCGACCGCGTGCTGCGCACCTGTGTGCATTGCGGTTTCTGCAATGCCACCTGCCCGACCTACCTGCTGCTTGGTGATGAACGCGATGGTCCGCGTGGCCGTATCTACCTGATGAAACAGCTGCTTGAAAAGCCCGATGACAAGGAGATCGGCGAAGAAACCCGCCTGCACCTGGACCGCTGCCTGACTTGCCGCAACTGTGAAACCACCTGTCCCTCTGGCGTCGAATACCACAAGTTGCTGGATATTGGACGAGCAGAAATCGAGCGCCGAGCACCTCGTTCGCTCAAGGAAAGAGGGCTCCGCCTGGGCCTGCGCATGACCATGGTCGAACCCGCCAGGTTCAAGGCGTTGCTAGCGTTGGGACAGACCTTTCGGCCCATGGTACCAGTCACACTCAAGGACAAGATTCCTGCCCAGCCGACTCCTGCCGGCGTGCGCCCCGATGGCAAGAAGCACTCACGCCAGATGCTGATTCTGGAAGGCTGTGTACAGCCTGCGCTTTCCCCCAACACCAATGCTGCAACGGCTCGTGTCCTGGACCAGCTCGGGATTGGCCTTGCCCCGGCACCTGAAGCCGGCTGCTGCGGTGCCATCGACTTTCATCTCAATGCCCAGGACGCCGGCCGGGAACGTGCCAGACGCAACATTGACGCCTGGTTGCCACTGCTCGAACAAGGCTGTGAGGCGATTGTCCAGACAGCCAGTGGCTGTGGTGCTTTCGTCAAGGAGTATGCCGACATTCTCGCCGACGATCCGGACTACGCAGCCAAGGCCCGACGTGTCAGTGCAGCTGCCAAGGACCTTGTCGAGATACTCGACAGCAGCAATCTCGATGATCTGGCCATCAGTGCCGACAAGCGGCTGGCCTTCCATTGTCCTTGCACTCTGCAACATGCGCAGAAACTAGGAGGAGCAGTGGAAGGGGTATTGCAACGCCTGGGCTTCGAGCTGACGCCAGTACAGGATGCACACTTGTGCTGTGGTTCTGCCGGCACTTATTCGATCACCCAGCCACACCTCTCTCGTCAGCTTCGCGACAACAAGATGGCAATGCTGGAGGCTGGCCACCCCGAGGTAATTGCCACCGCCAACATCGGCTGCCAGACCCATTTGGCCTCTGCCGATCGAACGCCGGTGCGCCATTGGATCGAAATCGTCGATGAAGCGCTGGGTTCTGCCCAGCAAACCTGA
- a CDS encoding zinc-dependent peptidase, with product MILKRWQQWRAERFSARHPFPAEQWHDARQRLPLLGLVPDEHAERLGQRAWHFLHDKRISLHPDLALDNAAFDATEQLALAAQACLLTLGWSDREHHEAFANVHEVLILPDAFRREVEEIDEAGVVHRWEDERAGETFHQGPVILAYPEVMESGGLDGFNVIIHEFAHKLDMGNSFDADGFPPLPSDITPQDWYREFTATWNDLHARISKGEDTPIDEYAATYPGECFAVCCETFFSAPVRLSQAYPGLYSLLTRYFQQAPDSWAIRKGDAG from the coding sequence ATGATCCTGAAACGTTGGCAACAATGGAGAGCCGAGCGCTTCAGCGCCCGACATCCCTTTCCCGCTGAACAATGGCATGATGCGCGCCAGCGCTTGCCCTTGCTTGGTCTGGTGCCAGATGAGCATGCCGAGCGTCTCGGCCAGAGGGCCTGGCATTTTCTCCATGACAAGCGTATCAGCCTGCATCCTGACCTGGCCCTGGACAATGCAGCCTTCGATGCTACCGAGCAATTGGCTTTGGCAGCCCAGGCTTGTCTGTTGACACTGGGCTGGAGCGACAGGGAGCATCACGAGGCATTCGCCAACGTTCATGAAGTTCTGATTCTTCCCGATGCCTTCCGCCGCGAGGTGGAGGAAATCGACGAGGCCGGCGTGGTCCACAGGTGGGAGGATGAACGAGCTGGAGAGACCTTTCACCAGGGGCCCGTGATTCTGGCCTACCCCGAAGTCATGGAAAGCGGGGGACTGGATGGCTTCAATGTCATCATCCATGAATTTGCCCACAAGCTGGATATGGGCAATTCATTCGATGCGGATGGATTTCCACCGTTGCCCAGCGATATTACCCCCCAGGACTGGTACCGGGAGTTCACGGCCACCTGGAATGACCTGCATGCGCGCATCAGCAAAGGAGAAGACACTCCTATCGATGAATATGCTGCAACTTACCCCGGAGAGTGTTTCGCCGTGTGTTGTGAAACCTTCTTCAGCGCTCCCGTTCGCCTGTCCCAGGCCTACCCGGGGCTGTATTCATTGCTGACCCGCTACTTTCAGCAGGCACCCGATAGTTGGGCCATTCGCAAAGGAGATGCTGGTTGA
- a CDS encoding TVP38/TMEM64 family protein, translated as MARRWLLPLTLLVLLVLLALMWQWLSMQGLLTVDTLMTAVRSSMTWLKSPWGIPVILVLYAGLSLIMFPLSLLVAATGLIFGPWWGFGYALAGTLCASMLTWWVGRKIGRDALLRHGGQRLHGLSRYLAGRGVRTMVVVNLLPLAPFTLTNMMAGAFHLKFRDYMVGSILGIIPGLAGVTLLGSQLGQLVNADSRNDALYAIAGLLVGIALLMGLKFWAERKKAKRRS; from the coding sequence ATGGCGCGCCGTTGGTTATTACCACTGACATTACTCGTGCTGCTGGTGCTCCTGGCGCTGATGTGGCAATGGCTTTCCATGCAGGGACTGCTGACCGTTGACACATTGATGACCGCAGTGCGTTCGAGCATGACCTGGCTGAAATCCCCCTGGGGTATTCCTGTCATTCTGGTACTTTATGCCGGACTGTCACTGATCATGTTCCCATTGAGCTTGCTGGTCGCCGCCACTGGCCTCATCTTTGGACCATGGTGGGGCTTCGGCTATGCCCTTGCTGGTACCTTGTGTGCCTCCATGCTGACCTGGTGGGTAGGGCGTAAAATTGGTCGCGATGCTCTGCTGCGCCATGGCGGCCAGCGACTTCATGGGCTGTCTCGCTATCTCGCCGGTCGCGGCGTCAGAACCATGGTGGTGGTCAATCTATTGCCACTAGCGCCCTTCACCTTGACCAACATGATGGCAGGTGCTTTCCACTTGAAGTTTCGTGACTACATGGTGGGGTCGATCCTGGGCATCATTCCAGGTCTTGCAGGCGTGACCTTGCTCGGAAGCCAACTCGGCCAACTGGTCAATGCCGACAGTCGCAACGATGCACTTTATGCAATCGCAGGCCTGCTGGTCGGAATAGCACTGCTGATGGGATTGAAGTTCTGGGCCGAACGCAAGAAAGCCAAGCGCCGCAGCTAA
- the glcE gene encoding glycolate oxidase subunit GlcE, translated as MSDQRFPTQDALDSLRAQVRQASENESPLRIEGGNTKAFYGRPVAGETISTIEHRGITHYDPVELIVSVRAGTPLAELEAALASEGQMLAFEPPHYGPGATIGGTIATGLSGPRRPWSGAVRDFVLGVRLLNHQGQEHRFGGEVMKNVAGYDLSRLMVGAQGTLGLITEVSLKVLPKPGACHSLRLDISLTEALSQLAKWGQKPLPLSAATWHDGALHLRLEGGPSSVADTCRMIGGDSLDNAYWEDLREQQLPFFQQNDMPLWRLSLPANTAPLEIPGIDAESLIHDWAGCQRWLHADVNTGTLRSICAQAGGHATCFTPDKLPESAGPFTPLEPMVAKYHDRLKEQLDPQGIFNRGRLYAEF; from the coding sequence CGCGCACAGGTCCGGCAGGCCAGCGAGAATGAGTCACCTCTGCGCATCGAAGGGGGCAATACCAAGGCTTTCTATGGCCGCCCGGTAGCAGGCGAGACCATTTCCACCATCGAACATCGCGGTATTACCCACTATGACCCGGTGGAACTGATCGTCTCGGTACGCGCGGGTACCCCTCTGGCAGAGCTCGAAGCCGCCCTTGCCAGTGAAGGCCAGATGCTGGCCTTTGAGCCGCCCCATTACGGCCCGGGCGCCACCATCGGTGGAACCATTGCTACCGGCCTGTCCGGACCACGCCGACCCTGGTCGGGTGCCGTTCGGGACTTCGTGCTGGGGGTACGCCTGCTCAATCATCAGGGCCAGGAACACCGCTTTGGTGGGGAGGTCATGAAGAATGTCGCGGGCTACGACCTGTCACGCTTGATGGTCGGCGCTCAGGGCACCCTGGGGCTGATCACGGAAGTCTCGCTCAAGGTACTGCCAAAGCCTGGTGCCTGCCATAGCCTGCGCCTGGATATTTCCCTGACTGAAGCCTTGAGCCAACTGGCCAAGTGGGGCCAGAAACCCTTGCCGCTAAGTGCTGCGACCTGGCATGACGGCGCCCTGCACCTACGCCTGGAAGGCGGCCCAAGTTCAGTGGCCGATACCTGCAGAATGATTGGCGGAGATAGCCTGGACAATGCCTACTGGGAGGATCTGCGTGAGCAGCAATTGCCCTTCTTCCAGCAAAACGACATGCCTCTGTGGCGTCTGTCGTTGCCGGCCAATACAGCACCGCTGGAGATTCCCGGTATCGATGCCGAAAGCCTGATCCATGACTGGGCTGGCTGCCAACGCTGGCTGCATGCCGATGTCAACACCGGCACCTTGCGTAGCATCTGTGCACAAGCTGGAGGCCATGCCACCTGCTTCACTCCGGACAAGCTCCCGGAATCCGCTGGCCCGTTCACGCCACTCGAGCCAATGGTCGCCAAGTATCATGACCGCCTCAAGGAGCAACTGGATCCTCAAGGTATCTTCAATCGTGGCCGCCTCTATGCAGAATTCTGA
- a CDS encoding sensor domain-containing diguanylate cyclase: MPSFEPETNEHQELSIELPVRFVHELSAAVSLFDLLKTVARWSQSVFLAHRASITLVESDTHLKLIAMEGKEAIPMDQLLPIEGTMAGRVFLNRQAEYMADFSMTRDLDCMQLYETGLKCCLDVPLISGNQCFGTMNVAHEDTNAFTLRDRLRMQAMAHWLAACIRIHHQVEEVMALSETDPLTGVFNRRAFSSRFASIAKRWQSEEVSLGVALIDLDHFKVVNDTYGHEAGDKVLVQVGELLAKSCRKTDLIARMGGEEFCVIMVDVNENGIMAMLNRFLDTLSKMSVSFGDTHISVTASVGALLIDGAPRDLDFLIGQADRAMYRAKNAGRNRIEFTHIY; encoded by the coding sequence ATGCCGTCATTCGAACCGGAAACAAACGAACACCAGGAGCTGTCGATCGAGTTACCGGTACGTTTCGTTCACGAACTGTCGGCAGCTGTCTCGTTGTTCGATCTCCTCAAGACCGTCGCGCGCTGGTCCCAGTCTGTGTTCCTGGCTCATCGTGCCTCCATCACTCTGGTAGAGTCCGATACCCATCTCAAGCTGATCGCCATGGAAGGCAAGGAAGCCATACCCATGGATCAATTGCTGCCCATTGAAGGCACCATGGCGGGGCGGGTGTTTCTTAACCGTCAGGCAGAATATATGGCGGACTTCAGCATGACCAGGGACCTGGACTGCATGCAGCTTTATGAGACGGGGCTCAAGTGCTGTCTGGATGTTCCGTTGATCAGTGGTAATCAGTGTTTCGGCACGATGAATGTGGCCCATGAAGACACCAATGCCTTTACCCTTCGTGATCGTTTGCGCATGCAAGCGATGGCGCATTGGCTGGCGGCCTGCATCCGCATCCATCACCAGGTCGAAGAAGTGATGGCGCTGTCGGAAACCGATCCTCTGACAGGGGTCTTCAATCGCCGTGCCTTTTCCAGCCGTTTTGCCTCTATCGCCAAACGATGGCAAAGTGAGGAGGTCTCCTTGGGGGTTGCCCTGATCGACCTTGATCACTTCAAGGTCGTTAATGATACCTATGGCCATGAAGCTGGCGACAAGGTTCTGGTTCAGGTTGGTGAGTTGCTGGCCAAAAGTTGTCGCAAGACGGACCTGATTGCACGCATGGGAGGCGAGGAGTTCTGTGTGATCATGGTGGACGTGAATGAAAACGGCATCATGGCTATGCTCAATCGCTTTCTCGATACGTTGAGCAAGATGTCCGTGTCCTTTGGGGATACTCATATCAGCGTGACCGCAAGTGTCGGTGCCTTGCTGATCGATGGTGCGCCGAGAGATCTCGACTTCCTGATCGGCCAGGCCGATCGTGCCATGTATCGAGCCAAGAATGCCGGACGCAATCGTATCGAGTTCACTCACATCTATTAG
- a CDS encoding GlcG/HbpS family heme-binding protein, which produces MTTKPILDQIHVQALLDNAQHEAEANGFAVTIAVADDGGHLLGLRRLDGAGPFSAEVASAKARTAAIARKETQVFEDMINAGRSAMLSAPFQGLMTGGVPVIIDGQVAGSVGVSGVKPEQDRQVALAALEALASRATTYPT; this is translated from the coding sequence ATGACAACCAAGCCAATCTTGGATCAGATACACGTTCAGGCCCTGCTGGATAACGCTCAGCATGAGGCCGAAGCCAACGGCTTTGCCGTGACCATTGCGGTAGCTGATGATGGAGGGCACTTGCTTGGCCTGCGCCGACTCGATGGTGCCGGCCCCTTCAGTGCCGAAGTCGCGTCAGCCAAGGCCCGAACTGCGGCCATCGCGCGCAAGGAAACCCAGGTGTTCGAGGACATGATCAACGCTGGGCGCAGTGCCATGCTTTCTGCACCTTTCCAGGGCCTGATGACCGGTGGTGTACCCGTGATCATAGATGGACAGGTCGCAGGCAGCGTAGGGGTTTCCGGCGTCAAGCCCGAGCAGGATCGGCAGGTTGCACTGGCAGCACTTGAGGCGCTTGCTTCCCGAGCAACGACTTATCCGACATGA
- a CDS encoding DMT family transporter, which yields MPRSATLPALACLAPLGAVLIWSGNMTINQLTVGTIAPSTIAFLRWVLALLVLTPIVLPKAWRERDAIFRAWPKLAVLGLLGMALWQGLAYMAAETTSATNMGILAAMVPLLTVLLSALILRETPTWGGVVGGCLALVGVLWLLSRGHFSALAELEVATGDFLMIIAAICYALYGVMLKRWPLDLSPWVMLYVQAVFATLLLLPGYLLGPMTPINSTNAGLILYAGIPASIITTYLWMMAIRHLGASRSSIFINLMPVFSALIAMLLLGERLAWYHLSGGLLVLSGVLMAQLLTRPLKRSRVQPLQDSRTTAR from the coding sequence ATGCCCCGCTCTGCAACACTCCCTGCCCTGGCCTGTCTGGCCCCTCTCGGTGCCGTGTTGATCTGGTCCGGCAACATGACCATCAACCAGCTTACCGTAGGCACCATCGCTCCCAGCACTATTGCCTTCCTGCGCTGGGTATTGGCCCTGCTGGTTCTGACCCCCATCGTTCTTCCCAAGGCCTGGCGAGAGCGTGATGCCATTTTCCGAGCATGGCCTAAACTGGCGGTCCTTGGACTTCTCGGCATGGCCCTGTGGCAAGGACTGGCCTATATGGCAGCGGAAACTACCAGTGCCACCAATATGGGCATCCTGGCCGCCATGGTACCTCTTTTGACCGTATTACTCAGTGCGCTGATACTGCGCGAAACACCTACCTGGGGTGGTGTCGTTGGTGGATGCCTGGCGTTGGTCGGCGTCTTATGGTTGCTCAGTCGCGGACATTTCAGCGCCCTGGCCGAGCTTGAGGTTGCCACTGGCGATTTTCTCATGATCATCGCTGCAATCTGCTATGCCCTGTATGGCGTCATGCTCAAACGCTGGCCGCTGGATCTCTCACCTTGGGTCATGCTCTATGTCCAGGCCGTCTTCGCCACCCTGCTGCTGCTGCCGGGTTACTTGCTGGGCCCCATGACGCCGATCAACTCAACCAATGCCGGGCTTATCCTCTATGCAGGCATCCCCGCATCGATCATCACCACTTACCTGTGGATGATGGCTATTCGCCATCTTGGTGCCAGTCGATCGAGCATCTTCATCAACCTGATGCCAGTGTTCAGTGCTCTCATTGCCATGCTGCTGCTTGGTGAGAGGCTTGCCTGGTATCATCTCAGTGGCGGCCTGCTGGTATTGAGTGGCGTTCTGATGGCCCAACTTCTCACGCGTCCACTCAAGCGTTCACGAGTACAGCCCCTTCAAGACTCCAGGACAACGGCAAGATGA